A genomic segment from Gilvibacter sp. SZ-19 encodes:
- a CDS encoding DinB family protein, with the protein MEFSIDTTYKTRTILDGFLADLSLEQLNTVPPNFRNNIFWNIKHVVVTQQLLVYNLSGLPMALSEQEVTNYRKGSQVTANVGQAEVDLLRKQLFSLLDKTRADYNKGLFSRYKAYTVSTGTTLTDVDEAIEFNNFHEGLHLGYVMAIKRALGY; encoded by the coding sequence ATGGAATTCAGCATAGATACCACCTATAAAACCCGAACCATTCTGGACGGATTCTTAGCCGATCTCAGTTTAGAGCAGCTCAACACAGTGCCGCCCAACTTTAGAAATAACATTTTTTGGAACATCAAACACGTGGTGGTTACTCAACAACTCTTGGTTTATAATCTTTCCGGATTGCCCATGGCCCTTAGTGAACAGGAAGTGACCAATTACAGAAAAGGAAGTCAGGTTACAGCTAATGTTGGCCAAGCAGAAGTGGATCTACTGCGCAAGCAACTCTTTAGTTTGCTCGATAAAACCCGAGCCGATTACAACAAAGGACTCTTTAGTCGATACAAAGCGTACACGGTTTCTACGGGAACCACCTTGACCGACGTGGACGAGGCCATTGAGTTCAACAATTTTCACGAAGGCCTGCATTTGGGCTATGTGATGGCTATAAAGCGGGCACTGGGATATTGA
- a CDS encoding TonB-dependent receptor, which yields MRNTLFALLFLGGLTLCNAQTIQVVSDADQQPISGVAIYTFSKDFATITDLDGKANLDAFPQNEPIIFQHISHKTRQLRKSRIIQENNRVVLTQDSDQLEEVVLSVTKFVQDKKDIAQKVLTVSQRDVSKFNPQTAADLLENSGQVYVQKSQLGGGSPMIRGFSTNRVLIAVDGIRFNNAIFRAGNVQNVISIDPFTVERTEVILGPGSVVYGSDAVGGVMNFFTQRPGFSFVDGMSLSGNAFTRYSSANNEKTGHIDFNIGMKEWAFLTSVTFSDFDDLRMGSRGPEDYLRPDFVERISGEDVIRSNDDPELQVGTAYSQFNLMQKVRYNPSARWDFDLGLFYTSTGDVPRYDRLIRKRAGQLRSAEWFYGPQEWFATKLQVQHKAENGIFDEAKWIGSFQQFKESRNDRDFGSDILFENAERVAAINTNLNFNKQIGSASLFYGAEYVFNKVFSSGSQRNIVDGSTVADASRYPDGSTWQSIAAYSSLQWKLNPQLNFQGGLRYSHVLLDATFDDTFFDFPFDKAEINTGAFTGSAGLAWNPNPTIGWKLNFSTAFRAPNIDDVGKIFDSEPGSVVVPNPDLKPEYAYSGELGVTLNFENVVQLDATTFYTHLDDALVRRDFSLDGQTVIDYQGEPSNVQAIQNAGEARVYGFEAGLNINFTDYLRLRSQYSITDGYTEEDEGSQAPIRHAAPPFGNTRLTYRGKKLTLDAFVEYNGQFDFTDLAPSQQNNAFLYALDENGNPFAPDWMTLNLGAQYQLSESLLFTANLENLTDERYRPYSSGIAAPGRNLVMAVKYSF from the coding sequence ATGCGAAATACCCTGTTTGCGCTCTTATTTTTGGGGGGATTAACGCTGTGCAACGCCCAGACAATACAGGTGGTAAGCGATGCTGACCAACAACCTATTTCTGGGGTCGCCATCTATACCTTCAGCAAAGATTTTGCGACCATCACAGACTTGGACGGCAAGGCCAATCTGGATGCGTTTCCGCAGAACGAGCCCATCATTTTTCAGCATATTTCGCACAAGACACGTCAGCTTAGAAAGTCGCGTATCATACAGGAGAACAACCGCGTAGTACTTACCCAAGACTCCGACCAGTTGGAGGAAGTGGTTCTCTCGGTGACCAAATTCGTTCAAGACAAAAAAGATATAGCTCAAAAGGTGCTTACCGTCTCGCAGCGAGACGTGAGTAAGTTCAATCCGCAGACAGCCGCAGACCTTTTAGAGAACAGTGGCCAAGTATATGTGCAAAAAAGTCAACTGGGTGGCGGAAGCCCCATGATCCGTGGTTTTTCTACCAATAGGGTTTTAATTGCTGTGGATGGGATCCGTTTTAACAATGCCATTTTCCGCGCCGGAAACGTGCAAAACGTGATCTCTATAGATCCGTTTACGGTAGAGCGCACCGAGGTTATCTTAGGCCCGGGTTCTGTGGTCTATGGCTCGGACGCCGTGGGAGGCGTGATGAACTTCTTTACCCAAAGACCAGGTTTCTCTTTTGTAGATGGGATGTCGCTCTCTGGAAACGCCTTTACGCGTTATTCCTCGGCCAATAACGAAAAGACCGGCCATATCGATTTCAATATCGGCATGAAAGAATGGGCTTTTCTCACTTCGGTAACCTTTAGCGATTTTGACGATCTACGCATGGGCTCTCGAGGCCCAGAAGATTATTTGCGCCCTGATTTTGTGGAGCGTATTAGCGGTGAAGATGTGATCCGCAGCAATGACGACCCTGAACTGCAAGTAGGCACTGCTTATAGCCAATTCAATTTGATGCAAAAGGTGCGCTACAACCCGAGCGCACGCTGGGATTTCGACTTGGGCTTGTTCTATACCTCTACCGGTGATGTGCCGCGCTATGACAGACTCATCCGCAAAAGAGCAGGACAATTGCGCTCTGCTGAGTGGTTTTATGGCCCCCAAGAATGGTTTGCCACCAAATTGCAAGTGCAGCACAAGGCAGAAAACGGCATTTTTGACGAGGCGAAATGGATCGGGAGCTTTCAGCAGTTCAAGGAAAGTCGTAACGATCGCGACTTTGGGTCGGATATTCTCTTTGAGAACGCTGAACGCGTGGCTGCGATTAACACCAACTTGAACTTTAACAAGCAAATAGGATCGGCCAGTTTGTTCTACGGAGCCGAATACGTATTCAATAAAGTGTTCTCCAGCGGATCCCAACGCAATATAGTTGATGGCTCTACAGTTGCCGATGCTTCGCGTTATCCGGACGGATCGACCTGGCAGTCTATTGCCGCTTATTCTTCTTTACAGTGGAAGTTGAACCCGCAGCTTAATTTTCAAGGCGGATTGCGATACAGCCATGTGCTTTTGGACGCCACCTTTGACGATACCTTCTTTGATTTTCCTTTTGACAAGGCCGAGATAAATACCGGAGCCTTTACCGGTTCTGCTGGTTTGGCTTGGAACCCCAACCCAACTATTGGCTGGAAGCTCAATTTCTCCACAGCTTTTAGAGCGCCTAATATAGACGATGTAGGCAAGATCTTTGACTCTGAACCAGGTTCTGTGGTAGTGCCCAACCCAGACTTGAAACCCGAATACGCCTACAGCGGAGAATTGGGAGTTACCTTGAACTTTGAAAATGTGGTTCAATTAGACGCCACGACCTTTTACACCCACCTGGACGATGCTTTGGTACGCCGAGACTTTAGTTTAGACGGACAGACGGTTATTGATTATCAAGGTGAGCCAAGCAATGTGCAGGCCATTCAAAATGCGGGAGAGGCACGGGTTTATGGTTTTGAAGCTGGGTTGAACATTAACTTCACAGACTACCTCCGCCTCAGATCACAATACAGCATTACCGACGGTTATACCGAAGAAGACGAAGGCTCTCAGGCGCCGATACGCCATGCGGCTCCGCCCTTTGGAAATACCCGTTTGACCTATCGCGGCAAGAAACTTACTCTAGACGCCTTTGTGGAATACAACGGCCAGTTCGACTTTACAGATCTGGCACCAAGTCAGCAGAACAATGCATTTCTATACGCTTTGGATGAAAACGGCAACCCTTTTGCTCCAGATTGGATGACCTTGAACTTGGGTGCCCAATATCAGCTCAGTGAGTCCTTATTATTCACCGCCAACTTAGAGAACCTTACCGACGAGCGTTACCGCCCGTATTCTTCTGGAATTGCTGCTCCCGGGAGGAATTTGGTTATGGCGGTTAAGTATTCTTTTTAG
- the gdhA gene encoding NADP-specific glutamate dehydrogenase: MKQSIKDFIDAVAADNPNEPEFMQAVTEVAETVIPFIESNEKYQNAKLLERMVEPERTIMFRVPWTDDAGNIQVNKGYRIEFNSAIGPYKGGLRFHPSVNLSILKFLGFEQVFKNSLTTLPMGGGKGGSNFNPKGKSDAEVMRFCQSFMTELARHIGPDKDVPAGDIGVGGREIGYMFGQYKRLRNEFTGVLTGKGLAYGGSLIRPEATGYGNVYFAQNMLGTRGESFKGKTVLISGSGNVAQFACEKATELGGNVVTMSDSGGFIHDPDGIDKDKLAFIMDLKNNKRGRIKEYVNQYPSATFHEGERPWSIAGDIALPCATQNELNGEEAKMLVENGVFCVGEGANMPCTPEAIEVFHDKKILFSPGKASNAGGVATSGLEMSQNSLRISWSAEEVDERLHKIMNDIHDACVKYGKDGDGYVDYVKGANIAGFVKVADAMLAQGVV; encoded by the coding sequence ATGAAACAAAGCATTAAAGACTTTATCGATGCGGTTGCTGCAGACAATCCGAACGAACCGGAATTCATGCAAGCCGTAACTGAGGTAGCAGAAACTGTGATCCCATTCATCGAGTCCAACGAAAAGTATCAGAACGCCAAGCTTTTAGAGCGTATGGTAGAGCCTGAGCGTACCATTATGTTCCGCGTGCCGTGGACAGACGACGCCGGCAACATTCAGGTAAACAAAGGGTATCGTATTGAATTCAACTCGGCCATTGGTCCATACAAAGGCGGATTGCGTTTTCACCCTTCTGTGAACTTGAGCATACTGAAATTCTTAGGATTCGAGCAAGTGTTTAAAAACAGCTTGACCACTTTGCCTATGGGCGGTGGTAAGGGAGGATCCAACTTCAACCCTAAAGGAAAGTCAGATGCAGAAGTAATGCGCTTCTGTCAGAGCTTTATGACCGAATTGGCACGCCACATCGGACCAGATAAGGACGTACCTGCTGGAGATATCGGTGTAGGTGGTCGTGAGATCGGCTATATGTTTGGGCAGTACAAGCGTCTGCGCAACGAGTTTACCGGAGTTTTGACCGGTAAAGGTTTGGCTTATGGTGGATCTCTGATCCGTCCGGAAGCTACCGGTTACGGAAACGTATACTTTGCACAAAACATGTTGGGAACCCGCGGAGAGAGCTTTAAAGGCAAGACCGTATTGATCTCTGGTTCTGGAAATGTAGCGCAATTTGCCTGTGAAAAAGCGACCGAATTGGGCGGAAACGTAGTGACTATGAGCGACTCTGGCGGATTCATTCACGACCCAGACGGGATAGATAAAGACAAATTGGCCTTTATCATGGACCTAAAGAACAACAAGCGCGGGCGTATCAAAGAATACGTGAATCAATATCCATCGGCTACTTTCCACGAAGGAGAGCGCCCTTGGAGCATTGCGGGCGATATTGCCTTACCATGTGCTACTCAGAACGAACTTAACGGCGAAGAAGCCAAGATGCTAGTGGAAAATGGCGTATTCTGTGTTGGAGAAGGGGCGAACATGCCTTGTACTCCAGAAGCGATCGAAGTATTCCACGATAAGAAGATCCTTTTCTCTCCAGGAAAGGCCTCTAACGCTGGTGGTGTAGCTACGTCGGGTCTGGAGATGTCTCAGAACTCTTTGCGTATCAGTTGGAGCGCAGAAGAGGTAGATGAGCGCTTGCACAAGATCATGAACGACATCCACGATGCCTGTGTGAAGTACGGTAAAGACGGTGACGGTTACGTAGATTACGTAAAAGGCGCCAATATTGCCGGCTTTGTAAAGGTAGCAGATGCGATGCTTGCACAAGGAGTGGTATAA
- a CDS encoding glutamate dehydrogenase produces MKTRYAFLVFVLFLAGSSAVRGQLGFSHEVGLLSGPVAFQSDYGLRNNFETNKGNMGIGFALVHYINFAYRADCNCYARDTYFSDHFKVRSEIDFHYTKLNHFGEEAESPSDEGQDLRDMEGRGQVFEIGTGLEYFPLSIRDYVAGAYRWAPYVGVGFRYVSFNPRTTSRQPGIIGLSPENTFDPFIGGVNDQQDNTWSIVWGIGTRFKLSPLSDLLIESRWHYYLSNWVDGLNPNDETYLADKYNDWIYWVQVGYIYYLD; encoded by the coding sequence ATGAAAACCAGATATGCATTCTTGGTCTTCGTCTTATTTTTAGCGGGCAGTTCTGCCGTACGTGGCCAACTTGGGTTTTCGCACGAGGTAGGACTTCTGTCTGGTCCGGTCGCCTTCCAATCGGACTACGGACTCCGTAATAATTTCGAAACAAACAAAGGAAACATGGGTATCGGTTTTGCCCTTGTTCACTATATCAACTTCGCATATAGAGCGGATTGTAACTGTTATGCTCGCGATACCTACTTTAGCGATCACTTCAAAGTTCGTTCTGAGATCGACTTTCATTACACCAAGTTGAATCACTTCGGAGAAGAGGCAGAAAGCCCATCGGACGAAGGACAAGACCTACGAGACATGGAAGGCCGCGGACAAGTATTTGAGATCGGAACCGGATTGGAATACTTCCCTTTGAGCATTAGAGACTATGTAGCGGGAGCTTACCGCTGGGCGCCATATGTGGGCGTCGGATTCCGCTATGTAAGTTTTAACCCACGCACGACTTCGCGGCAGCCAGGGATCATAGGACTTTCACCAGAAAACACCTTCGATCCATTTATTGGTGGGGTAAACGACCAACAAGACAACACTTGGTCTATTGTTTGGGGAATAGGAACGCGATTTAAATTGAGTCCTTTAAGTGACCTTCTTATCGAATCGCGTTGGCACTACTACCTCTCTAACTGGGTAGACGGCCTTAACCCTAACGACGAGACTTATCTAGCCGATAAGTACAACGATTGGATCTACTGGGTTCAGGTAGGATATATCTATTACTTGGATTAA
- a CDS encoding DUF3298 and DUF4163 domain-containing protein, translated as MNNRLYFLLLSLLMLTACSDPSSLNFIQKEVNPGALTLCEQSRCPEISVFYVEADPADPRAAIINPQIEKQLGEIISSTVMPGDSLIAGVQPAVDAFVKSFQDYYGDFPEDALTYELELEHRVSFQNEDIISLSTVYYTYTGGAHGYGSEAYLNLNPETGVAYTLDELIDDVAEFTTFAERSFRTQNGIALDANISSGQFLFDEDTFFLPDTYGFTETGMVFYYPTYSIGSYADGPATLTFTWEQIGPWLNIPVPAL; from the coding sequence GTGAATAATCGCCTGTATTTTCTTTTGCTTTCCTTGCTAATGCTAACCGCTTGTAGCGATCCCAGCAGCTTGAATTTTATTCAAAAAGAGGTAAACCCGGGAGCTCTGACGCTTTGTGAACAAAGCCGATGTCCGGAGATCTCGGTTTTTTATGTTGAGGCCGATCCTGCAGACCCTAGAGCGGCTATCATCAATCCGCAGATAGAAAAACAATTGGGAGAGATAATAAGCAGTACCGTAATGCCTGGCGACAGTTTAATTGCTGGCGTGCAGCCTGCTGTAGATGCCTTTGTAAAGAGCTTTCAAGATTACTACGGAGACTTTCCAGAAGACGCCTTGACCTATGAATTGGAATTGGAGCATCGGGTGAGCTTTCAAAACGAAGATATTATAAGTCTCAGCACGGTTTATTACACTTACACGGGCGGAGCCCACGGTTATGGTAGCGAAGCCTATTTGAATTTAAACCCGGAGACTGGAGTGGCCTATACTTTAGATGAGCTCATTGATGATGTAGCAGAGTTTACCACTTTTGCAGAACGCAGTTTCCGCACTCAAAATGGCATTGCCTTGGACGCAAACATCAGTAGTGGTCAATTCTTGTTCGATGAGGACACTTTCTTTTTACCAGACACCTACGGATTCACCGAAACCGGTATGGTCTTCTATTACCCAACCTACAGCATAGGCAGCTATGCCGATGGCCCGGCAACGCTCACTTTTACTTGGGAGCAAATAGGACCTTGGCTCAATATCCCAGTGCCCGCTTTATAG
- a CDS encoding arsenate reductase family protein, translating to MRTVFHLGTCNTCQRILSEWKLPSDVKLQDIKTEAITPEQLDQMKQLAGSYEALFSKRAQLYRGRGLHEKTLSEADYRELILDHYTFLKRPVLVLDNQIFVGNSKKVVAAASEALS from the coding sequence ATGCGCACTGTATTTCACCTTGGCACTTGCAATACTTGTCAACGTATTCTATCGGAGTGGAAGCTCCCGTCGGATGTAAAATTGCAAGACATAAAAACAGAAGCAATCACTCCCGAACAATTGGACCAGATGAAACAGTTGGCCGGTAGTTACGAAGCCTTGTTTAGCAAACGCGCTCAACTTTATCGCGGCCGTGGATTACACGAAAAAACCTTGAGTGAGGCCGATTACCGCGAGCTTATTTTAGATCATTACACCTTTTTAAAACGTCCGGTTTTAGTATTGGACAACCAGATCTTTGTGGGTAACAGTAAGAAAGTTGTCGCAGCCGCGTCTGAAGCTCTATCATGA
- a CDS encoding two-component regulator propeller domain-containing protein, with amino-acid sequence MRSALFFVFLLMGLWSTAQNFEDSWVGYFSYNATMDIAEGPDELVVAAENAYYEFDLTTREFETTSSIQGLSGEAISAIYYSQANDLTIIGYENGLIEVVLDDGEVISVVDILDKPTIPPDEKKINHFYEFEDILYISTDFGLSEYDLSALEFGDTFFIGTGGTRLRIIQATVVDGFIYALSPLEGLKRADQSSPDLIDFNLWETVITAQRGVVNFAGTLYLSRFAGQISRQNEGGGFTLLETLDEGIVDFHATEEYLIATTLTQVHVYNTDFEKVAFVTSLPGFDYRLNVATAKNNNIYMGTREFGLLEVPFGSNTPTQILPDGPLRNRVFAIDAAPNQLYATFGDVTVSFNPFPLSRFGMSRLFNETWRNYSYDEIFQANDIVNVTINPADTSQVYFSSFNSGLMELREGVPTILLDDSNSPLETISTEITDIRIYGADFDREGNLWFVQSLVDDGLKRLTPGGGIASTDVTSVIPDGDLALTELKVSREGFVYFGTAQNGVIAHNPQSGEFRKIAEGIGSGNLPFNDVRALEFDNNNRLWIGTTQGLRVFFNVGGVFEEGSNIDTNQIIILENGVPQELLFEQPITDIEVDGSNNKWVATATSGVFYFSANGQETLQRFTKDNSPLPSNNVQDIAIDGLSGRVYFATTNGLVAFNGRATDPRDDLQGLYAFPNPVRPEYNGPVTIDGLTEGANVKITDLLGNLVFEETSEGGSVQWDTTAFGKYRVKSGVYFIMATTEDALETKISKIMIVR; translated from the coding sequence ATGCGATCTGCACTATTCTTTGTTTTCTTGCTGATGGGTCTCTGGTCGACTGCTCAAAATTTTGAGGACAGTTGGGTCGGGTACTTTTCCTATAACGCGACCATGGATATTGCCGAAGGTCCTGATGAGCTGGTAGTGGCGGCAGAGAATGCCTATTATGAGTTCGACCTCACTACTCGCGAGTTTGAAACCACTTCTTCTATTCAGGGGCTATCTGGCGAGGCTATTTCTGCCATTTATTACAGCCAGGCCAATGACTTGACCATAATCGGTTATGAGAACGGCCTTATCGAGGTGGTCTTAGACGATGGAGAGGTTATTTCTGTGGTGGATATTCTGGACAAGCCTACCATCCCTCCGGATGAAAAAAAGATCAACCATTTTTATGAATTCGAAGACATACTGTACATCAGTACAGACTTTGGTCTTTCAGAATACGATCTCAGTGCGCTAGAGTTTGGAGACACCTTTTTTATAGGAACCGGTGGCACCAGACTTAGGATCATCCAGGCTACCGTAGTAGATGGTTTTATCTATGCTTTGTCGCCTTTAGAAGGCTTAAAAAGGGCAGATCAATCCAGTCCAGACCTAATAGACTTCAACCTCTGGGAAACTGTCATTACTGCCCAACGCGGGGTGGTAAACTTTGCCGGAACGCTCTACTTGTCTCGATTCGCAGGGCAGATCTCCCGACAGAATGAAGGTGGCGGATTCACCCTTTTAGAGACTTTGGACGAGGGTATCGTAGATTTTCATGCCACAGAGGAGTACCTTATTGCTACTACACTTACACAAGTACACGTTTACAATACCGATTTTGAAAAAGTTGCCTTTGTAACCAGTTTACCGGGTTTTGACTACCGCCTTAATGTTGCAACGGCCAAAAACAACAACATTTACATGGGAACCCGAGAGTTCGGACTTTTAGAAGTTCCTTTTGGCAGCAATACACCCACACAGATCTTACCAGACGGACCTTTGCGCAATCGTGTATTTGCGATAGATGCGGCGCCCAATCAACTCTATGCCACCTTTGGCGATGTTACGGTTTCTTTTAACCCTTTCCCTTTGAGTCGCTTTGGAATGAGCCGTTTGTTTAACGAAACTTGGCGTAACTACAGCTATGACGAGATCTTTCAGGCCAATGATATAGTCAACGTGACCATAAACCCGGCCGATACTTCTCAGGTTTATTTCAGCTCGTTCAATTCGGGTCTTATGGAACTTAGAGAAGGCGTGCCTACTATTCTGTTAGACGATAGCAACAGTCCGTTAGAGACCATATCCACAGAAATTACAGACATCCGAATATACGGAGCCGACTTTGATCGGGAAGGGAATTTGTGGTTCGTGCAATCTTTGGTAGACGATGGTTTAAAACGATTAACACCTGGCGGAGGAATCGCTTCTACGGATGTGACCTCAGTGATCCCAGATGGAGATCTGGCCCTTACCGAACTCAAAGTGAGTCGTGAAGGTTTTGTTTACTTCGGAACTGCGCAGAATGGGGTCATAGCGCATAATCCGCAATCCGGAGAATTCAGAAAGATAGCAGAAGGTATTGGCAGTGGAAACCTGCCTTTTAACGATGTCCGCGCTTTAGAATTCGACAACAATAACCGCCTTTGGATAGGAACTACCCAAGGCTTGCGTGTCTTTTTCAATGTTGGAGGTGTTTTTGAAGAGGGCAGTAATATAGATACCAACCAGATCATCATCTTAGAGAACGGCGTGCCGCAAGAATTGCTTTTTGAACAGCCCATTACCGATATAGAGGTAGACGGCTCCAACAACAAATGGGTGGCCACAGCAACCTCTGGGGTCTTTTATTTTTCGGCCAACGGCCAGGAGACCTTACAACGTTTTACCAAAGACAATTCGCCGCTGCCGTCTAACAATGTGCAAGACATTGCCATTGACGGCCTGAGTGGGCGGGTCTATTTTGCAACCACCAACGGATTGGTCGCCTTTAATGGACGCGCTACAGATCCACGAGACGATTTACAAGGACTTTACGCTTTTCCTAACCCGGTACGCCCAGAATACAACGGTCCGGTAACCATAGATGGCCTTACAGAAGGTGCCAACGTAAAGATCACCGATCTGCTTGGCAATTTAGTCTTTGAAGAGACCTCAGAAGGAGGTAGTGTGCAATGGGACACCACGGCCTTTGGTAAGTATCGGGTAAAATCCGGAGTATACTTCATTATGGCCACAACAGAAGATGCCTTGGAGACCAAGATCTCTAAAATCATGATTGTTCGCTAA
- the recO gene encoding DNA repair protein RecO, whose product MHVTTPALVISSLKYGEADLIVKCYTRQAGLKSYLLRGILKSKKGKLKKALFLPLSLIEIEANHKDNRNLEYIKEARLLVPYQELHTDIVKQSLVMFLAEMLQHSIQEEEPNSPLFDYLAESFVWLDEARSFANFHIVFLLQLSRYLGFYPDDQQIELPCFHLLEGRFTEAVIDPMCNCEEVVGHFKQFFGIDFDASTSVKVPKSGRLAVLNLLLRYYQLHLQNYKAPQSLTVLNQLF is encoded by the coding sequence ATGCATGTCACTACGCCTGCACTGGTCATTTCATCCTTAAAATACGGCGAGGCCGACCTGATTGTTAAATGCTACACCCGGCAAGCTGGCTTAAAGTCTTATTTGTTGCGCGGTATTTTAAAAAGCAAGAAGGGCAAGCTTAAAAAAGCACTCTTTTTGCCGCTGAGTTTGATAGAAATTGAGGCCAATCACAAGGACAATCGCAACTTGGAATACATTAAAGAGGCGCGGCTGCTGGTGCCTTATCAGGAATTGCATACAGATATAGTGAAACAGTCATTGGTGATGTTCTTGGCAGAGATGCTGCAGCACTCTATACAAGAAGAAGAGCCCAACAGCCCGCTGTTCGACTATTTGGCGGAATCCTTTGTTTGGTTAGATGAGGCCCGCAGTTTTGCAAATTTTCATATTGTTTTTTTGTTGCAGTTGAGTCGTTATTTAGGCTTTTATCCGGACGATCAACAGATAGAACTACCTTGTTTTCATTTACTTGAAGGCAGATTCACCGAAGCGGTCATTGACCCGATGTGCAATTGCGAGGAGGTAGTTGGACATTTCAAGCAGTTTTTCGGTATAGATTTTGATGCATCTACAAGCGTCAAAGTGCCAAAATCAGGCCGATTGGCGGTGCTTAATTTGCTTTTGAGGTATTATCAGCTACATTTGCAAAATTATAAAGCACCCCAGTCTTTGACGGTGTTGAATCAACTGTTTTAG
- a CDS encoding cystathionine gamma-synthase has product MKFNTKTIHGGQHEIDPAYGSVMPPIYQTSTYSQTTPGGHKGHQYARSSNPTRSALEASLAALEDGNHAFAFGSGLAAIDAVLKLLKAGDEVIATNDLYGGTYRLFTQIFEKFGVKFHFVGMQHADKVASYINENTKLIWVETPTNPMLNIIDIKGIATLAKANKVLLGVDNTFATPYLQQPLALGADIVMHSATKYLGGHSDVIMGALVVKDQELADRLYFIRNSSGAVPGPQDCFLVLRGIKTLHLRVQRHCENGRAVAEFLRSHPKIDKVYWPGFEDHPNHQVAKAQMKDFGGMMSFSTVDDSYQGAVNVVEKLKIFTLAESLGGVESLAGHPASMTHGSIPKAEREKTGIKDSLIRLSVGIEDAEDLIADLKQALA; this is encoded by the coding sequence ATGAAGTTCAATACCAAAACCATACACGGCGGGCAGCACGAGATAGATCCGGCTTACGGCTCGGTCATGCCTCCTATTTATCAGACCAGCACCTATTCGCAAACTACTCCAGGAGGTCATAAAGGGCATCAATACGCCCGTTCCAGTAATCCTACCCGATCTGCCTTAGAAGCTTCTTTGGCTGCCTTGGAGGATGGAAATCACGCTTTTGCTTTTGGCTCTGGCTTGGCTGCCATTGATGCAGTGCTCAAATTGCTCAAGGCAGGCGATGAGGTGATCGCTACCAATGATCTTTACGGAGGAACCTACCGACTCTTCACCCAGATCTTTGAGAAGTTTGGGGTAAAGTTTCATTTTGTGGGGATGCAGCATGCAGACAAGGTGGCCTCCTACATCAATGAGAATACAAAATTGATCTGGGTAGAAACTCCTACCAACCCCATGCTCAATATCATAGACATTAAAGGAATTGCCACACTGGCCAAGGCCAACAAGGTTCTCTTGGGCGTAGACAATACCTTTGCCACACCGTACTTGCAGCAACCATTAGCATTGGGCGCGGATATAGTGATGCATTCTGCTACCAAATACCTTGGAGGGCATTCGGATGTTATTATGGGTGCTTTGGTGGTTAAGGATCAAGAGTTGGCAGATAGGTTGTATTTCATAAGAAATTCCAGCGGTGCTGTTCCTGGGCCGCAAGATTGCTTTCTAGTATTGCGAGGGATTAAGACCTTGCATCTGCGTGTGCAGCGACACTGTGAGAACGGCCGTGCTGTGGCAGAGTTCTTAAGGAGTCATCCAAAGATAGATAAGGTGTACTGGCCAGGGTTTGAGGATCATCCCAACCACCAGGTTGCTAAAGCCCAGATGAAGGATTTTGGAGGTATGATGAGTTTCTCCACTGTAGACGATTCCTATCAAGGTGCCGTGAATGTGGTAGAAAAGCTTAAAATCTTTACTCTGGCAGAATCTTTAGGAGGTGTGGAATCGCTTGCGGGACATCCGGCAAGCATGACGCACGGTTCCATTCCGAAAGCGGAACGCGAAAAAACAGGAATAAAAGATTCCTTGATCCGCCTCAGTGTGGGGATCGAAGATGCAGAAGATCTAATTGCTGATTTAAAACAGGCCTTGGCTTAA